The Cetobacterium sp. 8H DNA window AGTGTACCTAATTGGAAGTTGACTGCAGGCTTGAAGTATGATTTAACAGAAAAGATTTCAATAAGTGGAGATGTACTTTATTACAGTAGTTCTTATGACTTGGATGACTTAAGTAATGAGAGAGAAAAAAATTCTGGCGAGTATGTAACTGTAGATCTATCAGCATACTATAAATTAACAACTGATTTTATGTTAACTGCTAGAATAGAGAATCTATTTGATAAGAAATATGATGAGTATGCAGGATATTGGGATGACACTTATGAAAATGGTCAAAGTATTGAGAGAAGACAATATTATCCAGCTATTGGAAGGACGATTACAGTTGGAGCAACATACACTTTTTAATGAGGAGAAAATATTGTGATTAAGTTGAGAAAGATATTAGATAAAGCATATGAAGATATAAATAGATTAAATTTAAAAAAAAGATGTAATCAATTTTCTAATTTAAATGGATGTTGCAAATGGGATTATTCACTTATATCTTCTGAAGAAGAGTCTGAAATTAGTGATTTTTTAGAAAAAAATATTGAAATTTATGAAAAAGTAATTGAAAATAAAAAAAATGAAAGCACTTGCTATTTTCATGATAAAATAAATAAAAAGTGTTTGATAGAAAAAGTAAGACCAATTTGTTGCAGATATATATCTTATAAAATTTATGAAAAAGAGGATTGTTTTAAAAGTTGTTCTCCGACAAATCCATGTCAAAAAGAAAAATCTACAGTTATTTCAGTCTCAAAAGAAGATGTGTATGTAGAAAGTGAGTATATAAAATATATAATTTTAAATAATGAAAAAATCTATTTTATAGATGATAAATCTATTCCAGAGTATGTGGAATATAAAAAAAATCAAAATATTAAGTTAAGTAAAGTTATAAATAAGTAATAAAAAAACTGCAGATATGGGAGTCTGCAGTTTTTTTAATTTGTTTGTTTGTTTTTGTTTTTTATGAGGAAAATTATTAGTGTTTTGGTAAATAAAAAAATCTAATAAAAATTAAAAGAAAATAACCCCTTTTAGTTTTTATTAGAAATTTATATTTTAATATTAATTATGCATATATAATTAATATTAAATATGATTCCTTTATTTTTCTCCCGTGAAAAATAAAAACTAAATTTTAAATAAGTCTCCTGACTTAGCTTCATCCTACCTCTAACCCTTCCCAGATTTCTCCAGTGGTTGCTAGTTTCGTCCACAATACAGTAGCTTGGGGCTGCGTGGGATTCACACCCACATTCCTTTATTAAGCCTTTCGGCATTTAAAATATCTAGTATTAAAATAACATATTTATACCTATTTTGTCAACAAATATATTAAATAAAAAAAGTATACCTAAATATATTAATTTAGTTATACTTTTTGAATTTATTTATTAAAAAATATATACTCTAAAGAGATCGGAGTGTTATCCTTTCCACATATAACTTTAAAAGTACCTAAAAAATTTAATTTTGGATTAGTTTTGAATCCGAAATCAAGAGGAGGTCTAGTTCCACAAAATTCATTATAATAAGGATTTATAAAAGTGATATGAAAATAACGATTTCCATCTTCATCTTCACTACCTTTAGACAAAAAATTAGAATATTTTACCCCAGGAACAGACTGAAAAGATATAGTGATGTTAGTTTTATTATTAGGAAGACTGATTTGGATAATGCTATCATTATTTAAATCTTGGATAAGATTTTGCTCAATAACATTTAAAGATTTACTACCGCTTAAAAAAAAGTTCATAAAATGCCTCCTATAATTTAAAATCTATAAATATATAGATATTAATATATTATACTATATTTTTAATAAAAATGGAAAAGTTTGTTGAAACATTTATTTACAAAAGAAAATTTTAGAGATAGAATAGAATAAAAAAATAAGGTTAAAGGAGAAAAAATATGGGACTAAATATAAATAAAACATTAAATGGATTGGAAGAAGGAGTTTGGGAGTATTATTATGAAGATGGAAGTGTTAGTTCTAAAGGAGAATATACACAAGGAAAAGAAACTGGGCTGTGGAAATATTTTTACGAAAATGGAAATATTAGTTTGGAAGGAAATTATATAAACGGTGAACAAGAAGGTGAATGGAAACACTATCATGAAAACGGAACTTTATTTTTTAAAGGCGACTACATTAAGAGCAAGGAGAGTGGAGCATGGGAGTATTTTGATGAAAATGGGAAATTAGATTCTAAAGGAGCATTTGTAAAAGGTGAACAAGATGGTCTATGGATATATTACTATGAAAATGGAAATGTTGAATATAAAGGTGTTTATAAAAATGGAATCTCAGATGGAGTTTGGGAGTATTTTGATGAAAATGGGAATTTAGAGTATAAAAAAATATATATTAACGGAATAGAGCAACTGTAATAAAAAAACCTTAAAAAAGAAAAAGGTTTTTCCAGTTAAATTTGTATATTAAAGTATATAAATAAATTTTACTGAATTAAAAAGCGAGGTGTTAATATGGAAAATAAAGAAAAATTAGAAAAATTAAAAGAAGAAGCCAAAGAATCTTTAAAAAAAGATGAGCCTGTAAAAAAAGAAGAAGTTGATGATTTCTGGGATAGATTTAAAAAATTAGAAAAGAATTATAAAGATAATTTTGATAGATTGATTGCTGCAGAGTTATTAGACATAAAGATGTTGATATTTGAAATAGAAGAAAAGTTTAAAGATAGAAAATAAATAAAGAAGGAGAATATTGAGTCTTCTTCAAGGTTTATGTAAACTCTAAAAATTAGAGTGATAATTTATATTTTTTAGGGATGGTTTTTTAAAAAGCCATCCCATAAAATTTTGTTTTAAAGACCCTGTTTCTTTTCATAAAAAAACCTCCAAGTCAGATAATTTAATATTACCTCAACTTGAAGGTTTACACAAATTTTTAATCTCTACTTTTTATCCAAATCGGACTTCCCCAAGCTTGGTGCTCATCTTTTTGTGTAACTCTTACATAATAAAAATCTTCTCTTTCTTCAACTTTTCTAGTAAAAGTAAAGTCACAAGACCTGTTAGTAGACTCTTTTTTTATTATAACTTCATTATTACAAAGCACTTCAACGCTCAGTTCATCTGTTCCTAATACACTTATATTAAATTCAACTTGACTACCTATTTCTTTTTCAATAATTGTGCCCATTTCATGGTTATCAGCTTTAAAAGATAATAAAATGCCAGCTCCAGATGTTCCATAAGCAAAACGATCATATAGATTATCCCAAACTGTTTCATTAGCTAATTTATCTACAAAGGAGATTATTATTCCTCCCTCTAAACCATGTTCCATTTGGTGAGAATCACTTCCTGCAATAAATCCTAAATGATATCCTTTTGCCAAAGCATCTTGAGCACTACAACGCTCAATCTGCATATTGTTTTTAGTATATTTAGAATGATTTCCATAATATTCAAAAGGAGCATGTCTTGAGAAGATTTCTACCATTCTTTGTACACTATCATCATGGAATGACCAATCAGTTGCCGCACTTACCAATTTCCAACTAGCTGCTGGATGATGTGGAAAAGCCATAGCTTTATATTTTTTTATACTAGTAAATAGATGATCTGGAGTTAAACCACCTTCATCTCCTGAACGAAATAACTCTCCTTCAAAGCCTCTATAGTATATATTCTTATGCCCAAAGTCATAACGATACTCATTCGGTGTCCATTCATAAGCTAAAAGTGTTGCCATTTTTCCGTCTACATTAAACAGTCTCGAAGTTGTACGAATCCATTCCCACTCTGACTCACTTAACCAATACGGATAACAGTCATGATCTGTTAATGCAGTAAAATCTAGATTTGCCCACACTTTTGCGATATTGAAGAATTGATCAATCTCTCCAACTCCATCGGACATTCCACTTTGACCATGAATATCTCCAAACACTGGGAATTTTTTACCATATCCATTTTTAATCATCCACTCTTTAGTTTCGCTCTCACTTATACGATCTAGCGATTTTTCTGCTGGAATTGGACGAGTAAATGGATCGCTCACTTTTTCAGCTTCTATATCAATATAGTTTTCAAATTCATCAGCTTTTAACCATGTATAAATAACTTGTGCATTTCTAATTGGTTTATGACCATTTTCATTTCCGTATTGCCATACTAAATGAATTGTTCCCTCTTCATCTATAAGTGCTCTTTGATTAGCTGCAAAACTATTTTCATCATAAGTAAAAACAACAGGTTCACTCCACTTATTTGTATAGTCATAGTGTCTCACATGAAGTTTTGTTTTTCCCCAAGAGTAAGAAAAAGCCACCTCTCCCTTAGAGTTTTCTGCAATTGCAATATCTTCATACCAATCAATTCCACTTCCAATACAATAAGGTTCTTCTACAACTAATTCGCTATCCTTTAGAAAAACTACTGAACTATTATATGAAAAATCAGACCCATGATTAAAATCATACCAACATACTAAAACTTTATCTTTCAGCGAAGCAACTAAAGGTTGAGCTGCCCAAGCAGTTTTTGAGGTGCTAACAACTTTTTCATCAGACCAAATACCATCCTTATAAGCTCTAACTAAAACATCATAATTTTTACCATTGAAAGAATCATAGGCTACATATCCAATCCCATCATCTGTTATTGTATAACTTGGTCTATAAACTTCTTTTGAAGACGAAACAACCTGAAGATTTTCTATTCCATTTTCTCCAATCATTCCCATTACAACTTCTGCTGAGTTACTATGCTGACGATTCCAAAGAAGGTATACCACTCCATTTTTAGAGTATATATAAGGATAGAAAAGAGCTTCTCCTTCTTCTGCACACTGAATTTTTCCATAAACTCCATTTTCATAACTTCTATAATAAATTCCCCATTTTTTATTTCTATTTTCTCCCCAAGCATACCAAACACGGTTTCCATCTGCTATACAAACAGGTTTTAATGCTTCTCCATCTTGAGATATAACAACACCACTTACAAATTTATCTTTTTCTTGAGTTAAAACTCCAGCTACAATAACATCATGTCTATCTTTATATTCTTGATAACAAACATAAGTTTGTCCATCAGCAGTTTGAGTCATACATGGATATTTTCCACTAACTGCAACAATGTCTGTAACCTCTTTTGAGTACTTTTGATTTAATTTATTCATTTTATTCCTCCGTATTTTACTTTGTTATGCAATGTTTCTTCTTTTTTCTAGTTCTTTTGAAATATCTTTTGTTTTTTCTGGGGTTATTTCATAAAAATATAACACAACTGCCACTAAAACAAAAAGTATTGCAGGTATAATAAAACGTAGTGAAATAATCATGTTAAGAGAACTTTCAACTTGATCTTTATTAGCCACAAATCCTGCTATTCCAAGCAAGAAACTTGATAAAAATCCACCAATAGCTATCCCGCATTTTTGTACAAATGTAAATGTTGCAGTGAATAATCCATTTGGCTGCACTCCATACTTCCATTCTGCATAATCTATACAATCTGGTATCATAGCCCAAGGTAATGCACTTGCTATTCCATACATAAAACCAAATAAAATTAATTGAGCAAGAAGCGAATATATTGAAGTTACATTAGGATTTAACCCCAATAAAATTAAAGGAATCACACAAATAAGAGTTGAATATATAAATGCTTTTTTCTTTCCAAAAATACCTTCAATTTTTGGCAAAATCATTGATGCAAGAATACTTGCTCCCATACTAACTGCCATAACTGTTGGAATCCAATTTTGCTTATTTAAAATATATTTAAAATAGTACATATTTGCTGAATTTACAAGAGTGTTTGCAAACATTGATAGTCCAAAAGCTACTACAAGAACTAAAAGTGGTCTTGTTTTTAAAAGAATTTTAAAATTGTTTTCTGATTTTCTTTCCTTACTGCTATTTTTTAATTCTTCTGTATTATTAGAGATATCATGAGCTTTAGCTCCATCTGCTGCAATCCATACAAAAATAGTTGCAGCTCCTCCAACAATTGCTCCAAAGGTTGCCCATCCTTTTTGTCCGCCACCAAACATATTTACCATAGGTAATGCAAAAGTTGAGATACATAATACCGCTACCTGACACATTACACTTTTCCAAGAGATAATAATTGTTCTGGTATGTGAATCTTTAGAAATAACTGGTACTAATGCGAAATATGGTATTGAAACAATTGTTATAGCTATTGAATAAAATATAAATACTCCGTAAGCATATATAACCTTCATGCTCTCTGGAATATTTGGTGTATAAAAAAGTAAAAATACAGCAAATCCAAGTACAGGCGCAAAAAATATCATCCAAGGTCTAAATTTTCCCCAACGAGATCTTGTTCTATCTGCTCCCATTCCCATAATGGGGTCTGTTATAGCATCTACAATTCTTGAAACTAGCATTATTCCTGCCACAGCAAAGGTTGTGATTCCAAAAATATCTGTTAAAAAAAAGTTTAAATACGACATAGTTAAATTTGTTGCAAGCGTTACCCCTAATCCTCCTAAAGAATACTTAAAAATATCCACCAGTATATTTTTATTTTTAGCCTTTCCT harbors:
- a CDS encoding toxin-antitoxin system YwqK family antitoxin — its product is MGLNINKTLNGLEEGVWEYYYEDGSVSSKGEYTQGKETGLWKYFYENGNISLEGNYINGEQEGEWKHYHENGTLFFKGDYIKSKESGAWEYFDENGKLDSKGAFVKGEQDGLWIYYYENGNVEYKGVYKNGISDGVWEYFDENGNLEYKKIYINGIEQL
- a CDS encoding MFS transporter encodes the protein MKELRSGEISLDIPRYSSKPETGKAKNKNILVDIFKYSLGGLGVTLATNLTMSYLNFFLTDIFGITTFAVAGIMLVSRIVDAITDPIMGMGADRTRSRWGKFRPWMIFFAPVLGFAVFLLFYTPNIPESMKVIYAYGVFIFYSIAITIVSIPYFALVPVISKDSHTRTIIISWKSVMCQVAVLCISTFALPMVNMFGGGQKGWATFGAIVGGAATIFVWIAADGAKAHDISNNTEELKNSSKERKSENNFKILLKTRPLLVLVVAFGLSMFANTLVNSANMYYFKYILNKQNWIPTVMAVSMGASILASMILPKIEGIFGKKKAFIYSTLICVIPLILLGLNPNVTSIYSLLAQLILFGFMYGIASALPWAMIPDCIDYAEWKYGVQPNGLFTATFTFVQKCGIAIGGFLSSFLLGIAGFVANKDQVESSLNMIISLRFIIPAILFVLVAVVLYFYEITPEKTKDISKELEKRRNIA